In the genome of Aspergillus luchuensis IFO 4308 DNA, chromosome 2, nearly complete sequence, one region contains:
- a CDS encoding M28 family metallopeptidase (COG:O,P;~EggNog:ENOG410PI29;~InterPro:IPR036757,IPR007365,IPR003137,IPR039373, IPR007484;~MEROPS:MER0015691;~PFAM:PF04253,PF02225,PF04389;~TransMembrane:1 (i169-187o)), producing the protein MGNDNKFEYEALPIPSYEEAIGARPGSSRSHLDSSEEVSDNTERQGLLQRGPQTGARGETRPHGYHPPTVESARNSLDDLESGSGSDRGSLEELQRELAQMDVEDAGQQTSSQRSRLRSRFSKRFNDLTRTLSSFNLPFRRYLPSLPNLRFTVYLDDARSGFKHNGCMILLRVFGLLLVVTIVYIFFISDLFSMNNRFIMGQSYSAASVENFVQGHINETSIAENLKKLTAYPHIAGTEGSFVLAEWVASEFNKANFDEVEMEEFQVYLNYPQQDGRRVAIIDPPDLAWEATLEEDNEQTLVFHGHSKSGNVTGHLVYANYGSREDFQYLKDQGVALDGSIALVRYGGSESDRALKVKAAELAGAAGCIIYSDPAEDGFVQGPAFPDGRYMPADGTQRGAVSLMSWVVGDVLSPGFASTPDEKVRLKPEDSKGLTAIPSIPLAWRDAQRLLQVLKGHGSKVPAKWVGGVPDVNQWWTGDASSPTVNLMNIQDEVERQPIYNVVGRIIGLEQPEKKIIVGNHRDSWCLGSADPGSGTAVFLELARVFGELLTFGWRPLRTIEFISWDAEEYNLVGSTEHVEKELQALRENAYAYINVDVGVSGKEFDAAGSPLFESVIMQILGRISDPDSNETLKDLWEKKKKRLGPLGAGSDYVAFQDIAGTSSVDFGFIGEPFPYHSCYENWDWMTKFGDPGFQYHKILGQFWGLLLLQLADSPILPFDLEAYAAHLGGYITGLEIYAKSRNVPTTDNTQNAARDTSVTFKPLYEAAAKFKDDASHFQEWARVWHDAVWGAGGFENNVVAVQRLAHNTRLAHFETHLLDDRPDGGVPNRTQFKHVIFGPELWSGYDPTLFPAIRDSIDSGNWTLTQEWIDRVSNIISDASDHLVHKN; encoded by the exons ATGGGCAACGACAATAAATTCGAATATGAAGCccttccaatcccatccTACGAAGAGGCCATCGGCGCTCGCCCGGGCTCTTCCCGATCGCACCTCGATTCTTCCGAAGAAGTGAGCGACAATACCGAAAGACAAGGCTTGCTCCAGCGCGGTCCCCAAACGGGTGCCCGCGGAGAGACTAGACCTCATGGATATCACCCTCCCACCGTCGAGTCCGCTCGGAATAGCCTCGATGACCTTGAGTCCGGATCTGGATCGGATAGGGGCTCGTTGGAGGAGTTACAGCGGGAGCTGGCCCAGATGGACGTGGAGGACGCTGGTCAGCAAACATCATCTCAGCGATCTCGCCTACGGTCGCGGTTCTCGAAGCGATTCAACGACTTGACTCGTACATTATCCTCGTTCAATCTGCCGTTTCGCCGTTATTTGCCAAGCTTGCCAAATCTCAGGTTTACCGTCTACCTAGACGATGCTCGGTCGGGCTTCAAACACAATGGATGCATGATCTTGCTGCGTGTCTTTGGATTGCTTCTAGTCGTCACCATCGTGtacatcttcttcatttcgGACCTATTCAGCATGAACAACCGTTTTATCATGGGTCAATCCTACAGCGCCGCGTCCGTGGAGAACTTCGTTCAGGGTCATATTAATGAGACGAGCATTGCAGAAAACCTGAAGAAGCTGACCGCATACCCTCATATCGCAGGTACGGAAGGCAGTTTCGTTCTGGCGGAATGGGTGGCATCGGAgttcaacaaggccaacTTCGACGAGGTCGAGATGGAAGAATTCCAGGTATATTTGAATTATCCCCAGCAAGACGGTCGGAGGGTGGCGATCATCGATCCTCCCGACCTTGCCTGGGAGGCTACTTTGGAAGAGGATAACGAACAGACCTTGGTATTCCATGGCCACTCGAAGTCGGGCAACGTCACTGGTCACCTCGTCTACGCAAACTACGGCTCCCGAGAAGATTTTCAATATCTCAAAGATCAAGGAGTTGCCTTGGACGGCTCCATAGCGCTGGTCCGTTATGGTGGGTCAGAGAGCGATCGGGCCCTGAAGGTCAAAGCTGCAGAATTGGCTGGTGCAGCTGgttgtataatatattccgATCCCGCGGAGGATGGCTTTGTCCAGGGTCCGGCCTTTCCAGATGGACGCTATATGCCAGCAGACGGGACACAAAGAGGCGCTGTTAGTTTGATGTCATGGGTGGTCGGTGATGTACTCTCGCCAGGTTTCGCGTCCACACCGGATGAGAAAGTGAGACTCAAGCCGGAGGATAGCAAGGGGTTGACGGCTATTCCTAGCATTCCTCTCGCCTGGCGCGATGCCCAAAGGCTCTTGCAGGTGCTCAAGGGCCACGGTTCGAAGGTGCCGGCCAAGTGGGTTGGCGGTGTCCCGGACGTGAATCAGTGGTGGACTGGGGACGCATCGTCGCCCACCGTCAATCTTATGAACATCCAAGATGAGGTAGAAAGACAGCCCATCTACAACGTCGTTGGAAGGATTATCGGGTTGGAGCAGCCGGAGAAAAAGATTATTGTTGGTAACCACCGAGACTCGTGGTGCTTGGGAAGCGCAGATCCGGGCAGTGGCACGGCTGTGTTCCTTGAGCTGGCTCGAGTCTTCGGGGAACTGCTGACTTTTGGCTGGCGCCCACTACGCACCATCGAGTTTATCAGCTGGGACGCTGAAGAGTACAACCTCGTTGGCTCGACTGAACATGTTGAAAAGGAGTTGCAAGCGCTTCGTGAAAACGCATATGCCTACATCAACGTCGATGTGGGTGTAAGCGGCAAAGAATTTGACGCCGCAGGAAGTCCGCTTTTCGAGAGCGTCATTATGCAGATCCTCGGTCGCATATCGGATCCTGACAGCAATGAAACGCTCAAAGATctttgggagaagaagaagaaaagactcGGACCTCTTGGTGCTGGAAGCGACTACGTCGCTTTTCAGGACATCGCTGGAACTTCTAGCGTCGATTTTGGATTTATCGGCGAACCTTTCCCCTACCATAGCTGCTATGAGAACTGGGACTGGATGACCAAATTCGGTGACCCCGGATTTCAATATCACAAGATTTTAGGACAGTTTTGGGGTTTGTTACTTCTGCAACTTGCAGACAGCCCCATTCTGCCTTTCGACTTGGAGGCATATGCTGCACACCTTGGTGGCTATATTACTGGCCTGGAAATTTATGCCAAGTCAAGGAATGTCCCAACTACCGATAACACTCAGAACGCCGCTCGGGACACCTCTGTGACATTCAAGCCCTTGTATGAGGCGGCGGCAAAGTTCAAGGACGATGCGTCTCACTTTCAGGAGTGGGCTCGGGTCTGGCATGATGCTGTTTGGGGAGCTGGGGGGTTTGAGAACAACGTGGTTGCTGTACAGCGTCTGGCACATAATACGCGGCTGGCTCATTTCGAAACCCATCTTCTCGACGACAGGCCAGACGGCGGC GTTCCCAACCGCACACAATTCAAGCATGTCATTTTCGGCCCTGAACTCTGGTCCGGCTATGACCCTACTCTCTTCCCTGCCATTCGAGACAGCATTGATTCTGGCAATTGGACGCTAACTCAGGAGTGGATTGACCGGGTCTCCAATATCATCAGCGACGCGAGCGATCATCTCGTCCATAAGAACTGA
- the erg13 gene encoding hydroxymethylglutaryl-CoA synthase (COG:I;~EggNog:ENOG410PG2N;~InterPro:IPR013746,IPR000590,IPR016039,IPR013528, IPR010122;~PFAM:PF01154,PF08540;~go_function: GO:0004421 - hydroxymethylglutaryl-CoA synthase activity [Evidence IEA];~go_function: GO:0016746 - transferase activity, transferring acyl groups [Evidence IEA];~go_process: GO:0006084 - acetyl-CoA metabolic process [Evidence IEA];~go_process: GO:0008299 - isoprenoid biosynthetic process [Evidence IEA];~go_process: GO:0010142 - farnesyl diphosphate biosynthetic process, mevalonate pathway [Evidence IEA]), with translation MAARPQNIGIKAIEVYFPRQCVDQSELEKFDGVSEGKYTIGLGQTKMSFCDDREDIYSIALTTFSSLLRKYNIDPNSIGRLEVGTETLLDKSKSVKSVLMQLLAPHGNTNVEGVDNVNACYGGTNAVFNSINWLESSAWDGRDAVVVCGDIALYAEGAARPTGGAGCVAMLIGPDAPIVFEPGLRASYVTHAYDFFKPDLTSEYPVVDGHFSLRCYTEAVDACYKAYNAREKTLKEKVQNGTNGTAQDDSKTALDRFDYLCYHAPTCKLVQKSFARMLYNDYLTNPTHPAFAEVAPELRDLDYATSLTDKNVEKTFMGLTKKRFAERVKPALEVATLCGNMYTATVWAGLASLISHVPFDASESKRIGLFSYGSGLASSLLSVKIVGDVSNLVEKLDLKNRLSNRNVLPPQSYVDMCALREHAHLKKNFKPSGSTETLYPGTYYLTEVDDMFRRKYDVKA, from the exons ATGGCTGCCCGTCCTCAGAACATTGGTATCAAGGCCATTGAGGTCTACTTCCCTCGTCAG TGTGTCGATCAGAGCGAGCTTGAGAAGTTCGATGGCGTGAGCGAAGGCAAATACACCATTGGTCTTGGTCAGACCAAGATGAGCTTCTGTGATGACCGTGAAG ACATCTACTCCATTGCCCtgaccaccttctcctcccttctccgcaaGTACAACATCGACCCCAACTCCATTGGCCGTCTGGAGGTCGGTACCGAGACCTTGCTGGACAAGTCCAAGTCCGTCAAGTCCGTCCTGATGCAGCTTTTGGCTCCTCACGGAAACACCAACGTTGAGGGTGTTGACAACGTCAATGCTTGCTACGGTGGCACCAACGCTGTTTTCAACAGCATCAACTGGCTCGAGTCCTCTGCTTGGGATGGCAGAGATGCCGTCGTCGTCTGCGGTGATATTGCCCTGTACGCTGAGGGTGCTGCTCGCCCTACCGGTGGTGCTGGCTGTGTCGCCATGCTGATCGGTCCCGACGCCCCTATTGTGTTCGAGCCTGGTCTCCGTGCCTCCTACGTCACCCACGCCTACGACTTCTTCAAGCCCGACCTGACCAGCGAGTACCCCGTCGTGGACGGTCACTTCTCCCTCAGATGCTACACCGAGGCTGTCGACGCCTGCTACAAGGCCTACAATGCTCGTGAGAAGaccctgaaggagaaggtccagAACGGTACCAACGGCACCGCCCAGGACGACTCCAAGACTGCTTTGGACCGTTTCGACTACCTCTGCTACCACGCCCCCACCTGCAAGCTGGTGCAGAAGTCCTTCGCTCGTATGCTGTACAACGACTACCTCACCAACCCCACTCACCCTGCTTTCGCCGAAGTGGCCCCTGAGCTCCGTGATCTGGACTACGCCACTTCTCTCACTGACAAGAACGTGGAGAAGACCTTTATGGGTCTGACCAAGAAGCGCTTCGCTGAGCGTGTCAAGCCCGCTCTTGAGGTTGCCACTCTTTGCGGTAACATGTACACTGCCACTGTTTGGGCTGGTCTGGCTAGCTTGATCTCCCACGTTCCCTTCGATGCTAGCGAGTCCAAGCGCATCGGTCTCTTCTCCTACGGCAGTGGTCTTGCCAGCTCCCTGCTTAGCGTGAAGATTGTCGGCGACGTGTCCAACCTGGTGGAGAAGCTTGATCTCAAGAACCGTCTGAGCAACCGCAAcgttctccctccccagtcCTACGTTGAT ATGTGTGCCCTCCGTGAGCACGCTCACCTCAAGAAGAACTTCAAGCCTTCCGGCAGCACCGAGACTCTCTACCCTGGTACCTACTACCTGACTGAGGTGGACGATATGTTCCGCCGCAAGTACGACGTTAAGGCATGA
- a CDS encoding FAD binding domain protein (COG:S;~EggNog:ENOG410PGSR;~InterPro:IPR025700,IPR036188;~PFAM:PF13434): MVGKTTSPQSSSSSSFPEILDVLIIGAGPCGLAVAARLREETPSAMFTDDEHQRYHWMNKHSGRMALVQAHRGKLKGVKAEKWQRYNDEHYPRRGSSSSSSSGSDPSPPSLSSSVSSDDGVYMGRGDDKNQNVNGNGNGNGGISTLVLDSSGDKWMERWNRAFKTLEIEQLRSPMFFHVDPRDRDGMLAYTREVRRERDLWEISGCVGKELSKHKKKKMRSRAQAVGEVEIDERDRKDYFSPSTDLFEDYCGSIVSRYGLDAPGMIRQCEVNDILYDYHSELSPSDKIFTVTTAEGNRFYSRVVVLAIGPGRTKILPFKLTGEEEKGACHSTEIRMFPSINVKAKIKQRQETNVVVVGGGLSSAQVVDMAIRRGVTKVWFLLRSDFKVKHFDLALNWMGKFKNFEKAAFWSADTDEERLEMIKAARNGGSITPRYQKILKQHVAAHRLSIHSRTVICGKEYCASSRTWRLTTDPPIPELPRIDYIYFATGMQADVTELPLLQRMNREYPIETKQGLPCITDDLMWQSNVPLFLTGRLGSLRLGPGAANLEGARLGAERIAWAMEDVLGRKGSEDTGSERSKQCFCGLGNRYAELANVDE; encoded by the exons ATGGTAGGCAAAACCACCTCACCacaatcatcctcatcctcctccttcccggAAATCCTCgatgtcctcatcatcggcgccGGCCCCTGCGGCCTAGCAGTCGCCGCACGACTCCGCGAAGAAACCCCCTCCGCCATGTTCACCGACGACGAACACCAACGCTACCACTGGATGAACAAACATAGTGGCCGAATGGCACTGGTGCAGGCGCACCGCGGGAAACTTAAGGGCGTAAAGGCGGAGAAGTGGCAGAGATATAATGATGAGCATTATCCTAGACGGGGgtcatcttcgtcttcgtcttcgggTTCTGATCCTTCTCCGCCGTCGTTGTCTTCGTCAGTTTCGTCGGATGATGGGGTTTatatggggaggggggatgatAAGAATCAGAATGtgaatgggaatgggaatgggaatgggggcATATCTACGCTCGTACTGGATAGTTCCGGGGACaagtggatggagagatggaatCGGGCGTTCAAGACATTGGAGATTGAGCAGCTGCGCAGCCCGATGTTCTTTCATGTAGATCCCAGGGATCGGGATGGTATGTTGGCGTATacgagggaggtgaggagggagagggatcTATGGGAGATTTCGGGGTGCGTGGGGAAGGAGTTGAGTAAgcataagaagaagaagatgaggtcgAGGGCGCA GGCTGTTGGCGAGGTCGAGATCGATGAAAGAGATCGTAAAGATTACTTCTCACCGTCGACGGACTTGTTTGAAGATTACTGCGGGAGCATTGTATCGCGGTATGGACTGGACGCGCCAGGTATGATCAGGCAGTGCGAAGTCAATGATATATTGTACGACTATCACTCTGAGTTATCGCCGTCGGACAAGATCTTCACGGTTACTACAGCGGAGGGAAATCGGTTCTATAGTCGtgtggtggtgctggctaTTGGGCcggggaggacgaagatACTGCCGTTCAAGCTGAcgggtgaggaagagaaaggggcTTGTCATAGCACGGAGATTCGCATGTTTCCGAGTATCAATGTGAAGGCCAAGATTAAGCAGCGTCAGGAGACgaatgtggtggttgttgggggtgggctATCGTCAGCGCAGGTGGTGGATATGGCCATTCGGCGAGGGGTGACCAAGGTTTGGTTTCTTTTGAGGTCGGATTTTAAAG TCAAGCACTTCGACCTCGCATTGAACTGGATGGGCAAGTTCAAGAACTTCGAAAAGGCAGCATTCTGGTCCGCAGACACGGACGAGGAACGCCTTGAGATGATCAAAGCCGCGCGTAATGGCGGCAGTATCACGCCACGGTATCAGAAGATTCTGAAGCAACATGTGGCAGCCCATCGGCTTTCTATACACTCACGCACCGTCATCTGCGGCAAGGAGTACTGCGCCTCCTCGCGCACATGGCGTCTTACGACAGATCCTCCGATCCCTGAACTTCCTCGCAtcgattatatatattttgcaACAGGAATGCAGGCCGATGTGACTGAGCTCCCATTACTCCAGCGCATGAACCGTGAGTATCCGATTGAAACTAAGCAGGGATTGCCTTGCATCACGGATGACCTGATGTGGCAATCGAATGTGCCACTTTTCTTGACGGGCCGGCTGGGGTCTCTTCGTTTGGGACCCGGTGCTGCCAATCTTGAGGGAGCGAGGCTGGGCGCGGAGCGCATTGCCTGGGCGATGGAGGATGTGTTGGGTAGAAAAGGATCAGAGGATACGGGGTCTGAACGATCCAAGCAATGCTTTTGCGGTTTGGGGAATCGGTATGCTGAGCTTGCTAACGTGGACGAATAA
- a CDS encoding uncharacterized protein (COG:S;~EggNog:ENOG410PIUA), translating to MSVEYSYYRPSTPPALHLQEYSGTGHSRNASDSSVYSNNSSPWSVITSATSPVVDSPPQHHHGPTLLPKIRPQDIVIEPPPASGSQRQRRVLSNTRNPPGSLPLASNRRSSHRVAVETSGCIPMASPAVASPKYTTRNGSSLSSPVSVTPAQKCKATSAHTRSVSASNVEDPKTSRCGYPAYRQVIRYASQPQSSPTTPATPATPSIIVYPPYAPHSPAEPYYPKVYPPVQVPLMLPGSPYGYVRASSAQCSPIGIVHQTERTNSQSTTLLSYLTTPTQAINLVRNVNVIPTRGLHDYFWWDIRNLRSWTSFSLSTFNSISGLPKLLKTAIPSHLTPLNILPSSYLSPDCESALVNVIRDIYAPRINAALAVSQGPDHLSLYAVPIPRGSPNKNYGGPHFLANYASDTERTASGLARGRLVGIVKTFDRWNTGMRNEAPHRRVEYLNGLAHLQRCMREHSCRYGFILTEIELVCVRAGCDEGDDVPYFGFLELSAPIPTKLAINQRGHSSEPYTIDYGYPHSPTPSSDSSLASQSPILDSYTISDSDELDVPMTASLALYFLLMLSKSVPLPSQPSAHLNVGGPGALTRQRILPEKKDKWIPEPQIGERRDAKRVRGWVWPQDAWHRREGGGAPRSRAMTTEPRPKKWHK from the coding sequence ATGTCTGTGGAGTACTCGTATTATCGTCCCTCAACCCCTCCTGCATTGCATCTGCAAGAATATAGTGGAACGGGGCATAGCCGCAACGCTTCTGATTCTTCTGTTTACTCCAACAACTCGTCGCCCTGGTCCGTCATCACGTCGGCTACCAGCCCTGTAGTTGACTCACCCCCgcaacaccaccatgggCCTACTCTTCTTCCGAAGATCAGACCTCAAGACATTGTGATTGAACCTCCACCCGCCAGTGGATCCCAACGTCAACGGCGGGTGCTGTCAAACACACGCAATCCTCCTGGTTCTTTACCGCTTGCTTCCAACCGCCGGTCAAGCCATCGGGTTGCTGTTGAGACCTCAGGGTGCATTCCTATGGCATCCCCGGCCGTGGCGTCGCCGAAGTATACCACTCGCAATGGCTCGTCATTATCATCTCCTGTGAGCGTCACACCGGCGCAGAAGTGCAAGGCGACGAGCGCGCACACTCGATCAGTCTCTGCCTCCAACGTTGAGGATCCAAAGACAAGTCGATGCGGATATCCAGCATATCGACAGGTCATCAGATACGCCTCTCAACCTCAGAGTTCCCCTACCACACCGGCTACGCCCGCCACACCCAGTATTATAGTGTATCCGCCTTATGCGCCTCACTCGCCAGCCGAGCCATACTATCCCAAAGTGTACCCTCCGGTGCAGGTGCCACTCATGCTTCCCGGCTCACCATATGGGTACGTGCGAGCGTCGAGTGCACAATGCTCTCCCATTGGCATCGTTCACCAGACCGAGAGGACGAACTCTCAGTCAACCACCTTGCTCTCGTACCTTACCACTCCGACACAAGCAATCAACCTCGTGCGCAACGTGAACGTGATTCCGACACGAGGCTTGCACGATTACTTTTGGTGGGACATTCGGAACTTGCGCAGTTGGACTTCGTTTTCTCTATCCACGTTCAACTCTATCAGTGGACTTCCAAAACTTCTCAAAACCGCAATCCCTTCGCATCTTACGCCCCTCAATATCCTTCCGAGCTCTTATTTGTCCCCAGATTGCGAGTCAGCTCTAGTCAACGTCATCCGAGACATATATGCACCTCGTATCAATGCTGCCTTGGCAGTCTCGCAAGGCCCGGATCACTTGTCCCTCTACGCTGTTCCTATTCCGCGAGGGTCACCTAACAAGAACTATGGCGGGCCACATTTTCTCGCTAACTATGCGTCTGACACCGAACGAACCGCCTCAGGCCTTGCCAGAGGACGACTCGTTGGTATCGTCAAGACCTTCGACCGCTGGAACACGGGAATGCGCAACGAAGCGCCTCACCGCAGGGTGGAGTATCTGAACGGTCTAGCACACCTGCAGCGATGCATGCGCGAGCACTCTTGCCGCTACGGCTTCATTCTCACCGAAATCGAGCTCGTGTGTGTACGGGCAGGTTGTGACGAGGGCGACGATGTGCCCTACTTTGGTTTCCTGGAGCTGTCTGCGCCAATTCCAACTAAGCTCGCGATCAACCAACGTGGGCACAGCTCGGAGCCATATACCATTGATTATGGCTATCCGCATTCGCCCACTCCATCCAGCGACAGTTCTTTGGCGAGCCAGTCGCCCATACTGGATAGCTATACAATTTCGGATTCCGATGAGCTGGACGTGCCAATGACCGCCAGTCTAGCTTTGTACTTTTTACTGATGCTTTCAAAATCGGTTCCCTTGCCGTCACAACCGTCTGCCCATCTCAACGTGGGAGGCCCAGGTGCCCTGACCCGGCAGCGCATCCtaccagaaaagaaagacaaatgGATCCCGGAGCCCCAGATTGGGGAGCGTCGTGATGCGAAGCGAGTGCGAGGCTGGGTGTGGCCCCAGGATGCCTGGCATCGtcgagaaggtggaggagctcCTCGTTCCCGAGCAATGACGACGGAACCCAGACCCAAAAAGTGGCACAAATAA